The Candidatus Methylomirabilis lanthanidiphila sequence GTCAAGCGAAATGTGCAAGCGCGAGAGACCCCTTCTTCGGAATCACTCCCTGGCAGACTCAGATGCGGGGGCAGACAACTGTTCCTTTATGCCCGGCGATGAAGCGATCAGATTTGAACGGTGCTATGCGCTATAGATATTCGCGCTCGGCCTGCCGGAGGGCGCGATAGCGCACGAAGGCCTGGTGTGGGTCTTCGAGACCCAGCAGCGACTTGATGGTGCTGCCGCGAAACAGGTGAGCAAGCATCCATGGCCAATTGCGGAGTACAAAGAGAGGGCTGTGCGCGAACGCGACCGGCAGGTGGCCAAGCTTCACCCACCGGTCGGCTTGCCACCGCACAAATTCGATCTCCTCGGCAGAGAGATGGCTGCTCTGCACGACGGCGGTCGTGCCGTCGTACTCTTCGAAACGGTCGTTGACAATGAGACCTTGCCGGCGAAACTCCTGGGTCATCGGTGTGCGCGGATACGGGGTCGGGTGCTGGATAAACGGCCAGTCCACATACGCTCGGGCAAACTCGAGGTTGGCCTCAAGGGAGGCGCGGGTATCGGTGGGGTTGCCGATGATCAGTCCGCCGATGACGTAGATCTTGTTCCGGTGCAGGTAATTGATCGCGGCGATCGCGGCATTGCCGGTCTTGCGGCCGTCCTCGCGCCGGGTATTCTTGGAGCGGGCGCGGAGAAACGCCAGGTCCTCATCGAGGATGTTTTCGACCCCCAGGAAGACGTAGCGAAAACCCGCCCGGCGCATCAGCGGCGCAAGCCGCTCGCCATGATTGGCGATGACCGAGGTCATCGCCTGTACCGTGTAGTCGATCGTGTGGAGTCCGGCATCGATGATCGCCCGGCAGAGGGCCTCAAACCGCCGCACATTGAGCATGATATTGTCATCGACGATGAAGATGGCCCGCGCGCCGTGGTTACAGGCGTCGCGGATATCCGCAACAACCCGGTCAAGAGGATAGGTATGGAAGTTCCGGCCCCGCATCTCGATAATCGAGCAGAAGCTGCAATCGAACGTGCAGCCGCGCGAGGTCTCGATAACATCGGCCTGTCTTCCGAGCGTGGTGTACCCACGGAGTACCCGCGCGTCGCGGTTCGGCAGTCGTACCTCGCCGCTCTCCAGGTCGCTGATCGGCCGGTCCGGATTGTGAGAGAAGCGGTCGCCGCTCCTGTATGACAGACCCGAGATCCGATCGTACCCGCTTTGATTCTCGATAGCGCGCAGCAGTTCTCGAAAGGTAATCTCTCCCTCGCCCCGTACAATGAAATCGACCGCTCCCTGCGACGGGTCGGTATAGGCTTCGGGGGCCAGGCTCGGATCGTAGCCGCCGACGACCACGCGCACATCGGCCCTGAGGGAGCGTACAAGGTCGACGATCCTCTTCGCCGTCTTGCGCTGGAAGGTCATGACCGATAGCCCCAGGACGTCGGGATTAATCTCGCGCACCAGGCGCTCAACGGTCTGGCGGACGCGCGCCTGAACAAGAATGAGATCGGCA is a genomic window containing:
- a CDS encoding cobalamin-binding protein; this translates as MNILLLSMPDSFEHMPTVAIRMPNAALTSLAGNIDPHHEVAVADLILVQARVRQTVERLVREINPDVLGLSVMTFQRKTAKRIVDLVRSLRADVRVVVGGYDPSLAPEAYTDPSQGAVDFIVRGEGEITFRELLRAIENQSGYDRISGLSYRSGDRFSHNPDRPISDLESGEVRLPNRDARVLRGYTTLGRQADVIETSRGCTFDCSFCSIIEMRGRNFHTYPLDRVVADIRDACNHGARAIFIVDDNIMLNVRRFEALCRAIIDAGLHTIDYTVQAMTSVIANHGERLAPLMRRAGFRYVFLGVENILDEDLAFLRARSKNTRREDGRKTGNAAIAAINYLHRNKIYVIGGLIIGNPTDTRASLEANLEFARAYVDWPFIQHPTPYPRTPMTQEFRRQGLIVNDRFEEYDGTTAVVQSSHLSAEEIEFVRWQADRWVKLGHLPVAFAHSPLFVLRNWPWMLAHLFRGSTIKSLLGLEDPHQAFVRYRALRQAEREYL